A region of the Oscarella lobularis chromosome 17, ooOscLobu1.1, whole genome shotgun sequence genome:
cgcaaagaaaacagaCACAGAACGAATCGAGATACGTTTTGCACAGATCGATAGCCGTGAAAGCAGGTCCAAAGGGCTTCGGTTTCGTTCTAAAAGGCAGCGCTCCCGTTTTCGTACGTGCCACTTCACCAGGTAAATTTCTATTCCTTCAATTTCCGGTTTCCCGCATTTGCTAAAATCGCGCGTAggcggcgccgccgacgaggcGGGCATTCGCGagggtgacgtcatattaaAAGTATGTAATGATAGGTTTTTGCATGCTTTTTGAACGAGTCcatgtcttttttctttgtatcTAAATAAATGAGCATTTACATGTATAAAACGCTGTCGCAAAAATAGTCGacttttcggcgtcgttctttgAAGAAACGAGAGGCGAACGCGCTTCGAAATTCagctcgttttcttcaatctAGCGTATGCTGCCACTATGAGAGCTTATTGCCCTGGTAGTGCAGGTGCCTGCTGTGGACGTTGGTGCATCATTTTGAATGAAACGGAACGTTCAGGATCGACGACAATTGAGAGCGTTGTCTTACTACAAAACACTACTCCTCATCGAAACTGTACAGGACCATGAGGGTCATATGGTCGTCACTCTGGCTGGAATTCCGTTTCTTGGATAATGATCAAAGGCTACTAACCTCAATTAACCCATCCTCGCCATTTCAAGTAATCCGAGATGATGGGAAGGGTCTATGCAATTGACAGAGCATCTAAGCAAACACGACTAAAGAGCTAAGACGGAAAACCGTGTTTTGACCGTGTTTAGTAACTCCCGTTATGGTCATGCATTTGCAGGAACTATGGTGATAAAACTCGGGAGTTGGTCTAAAGAACGGTAGGATTTGAAAGTACACACACACTCAGCCAACGTGACATCATAcccgtttcttcttcgctcaaTATAAACGGCGAACGTTGGGTGCAGTGACATATCCCCAACACGAACCCCAAGCACAGAATGACAACGACTGCCAGTCCAACTCTTCTTGGTTTCTTTGCTACTCTTCTGCTTCTCAACATAGTTGAGAGCATGGCTCCTAAAGCAGAAGAGGTGTGTAGCTTCTCTAATGCTACTTTATCCGCTGAATGCAAAGTATGTCTTATGTAGGATTCTGTTCGAGGCTGTTCAGGAGTTCCAGGAATTCCTGGATCTCCGGGGCATAACGGGCTGCCAGGAAGAGATGGATTgcaaggagaaaaaggaagcgacGGAATGAAAGGTCCTAAAGGAGATAGAGGTGAACAAGGAGCGACTGGAAATTTGGGACCGATGGGAAAGAAAGGGGAAAAAGGAGATGGTAGCGATTATTCTAACAACTGGAAGCAGTGTGTCTGGAAAAGAGATGATAGCAAAGATACCGGTCTTATAAAGGTAATTTGCCACCAAAGATAAGTTTTATGAGCTCTAAATTGATTTCCATTAGGAATGTATCTTCAAAAAACGTCAATCTTCCACAGCTCTCAAAGTAGCGTATAATGCCAATTTGAGAGTCAATTGTCCTGATAGTACCTGCTGTGGACGTTGGTACATCACTTTTAATGGAGCGGAATGTTCAGGACCAATGGCAATTGATGGAGTTGTGTACATAACCAACTCCAAAGATAATCCTCTTCGACCTCGCCAAATAGAAGGATTCTGTGAGAACATTCCATCTGGATCAATAAGGGTAGCTGTTCATGTGGGAAACTGTCAGAGCTATGGATCATCTGATCGTCATGCTGGATGGAATTCTGTTTCTCGCATAATGATTGAAGAATATCCCAAGTCGCAAACCTGACTGAACTCAAGCTGATGACCTTGACTGACTACCAGAAGGCTCCATGTATCTGCTTATGTGTGTGAAGTTGTGTATGTGACGCTGTTTAGTGAATAAAGCGCTGTTTGCAGTATGCGATTCTCGACGGAATGCAAGAGGGGGCCCCAAAAAGCACTTACGCTTTTGAAATCTTCTTCGTTGGCTCATCTGCAGCGTCATTGAAGCTACTGGAAGTCCATACGGCGTCACGATTGCCGCAAGAAACGTGCGGAGAACGATCGTCAGACTAACGTACGCTAAAGCGTTCCAGAGGTtcacgaaaaaatcgaaacgcCTCATCTTCCAAGCCTTTGCgactttctgacgtcaaaagccTGTTTGGAATGAGAacaggaaaagaagacgtagaAAACGGGACggtagaagaagaagagcaagaaaGCAAAGCAAAATCGAGGTCGTATCGGCGAAAtcgcaaagaaaacagaCACAGAACGAATCGAGATACGTTTTGCACAGATCGATAACGGTGAATGCAGGCCCAAAGGGCTTCGGTTTCGTTCTAAAAGGCAGCGCTCCCGTTTTCGTACGTGCCACTTCACcaggtaaaaaataaaatttctatCCCTTCAATTTCCGGTTTCAAAAATCGCGCGTAGGCGGTGCCGCCGAAGAGGCGGGAATTCGCGagggtgacgtcatattaaAAGTATGTAATCATTATTAATAGGTGAGGGGGAGGGGTTTTagttatttttattttcagaTTAATGAGCACGATGTGAGACGGGATGGCCACGAGGCCGTAGTCAATCTTATAAGACAATCGAAGGGAAAACCTTTGACACTAACTTTGGGGGAAGATAATTCCGTAAGGAtagaaatttatttatttatttatttatttatttattattgattttttcgtagGTTCCCCCGGAAACGAAGGCATCTCTTCTCGCCGCGCGCATCCAACGACACGTCGCAGATATCAATATAGATGcaattagtgacgtcatggaaagggaaaaaagaCTGAGCGAAGCAATCGTCGCCGCAGCCATAGAGGAAGCGACTCTCATAgtcaataaaaaagaagaattaaACATATCACGTGATGATAATAATATTAAAAACAGCCCCGCCCAGGGTAAATTTAGCAAAAAACGCAAATAGAGTTTATTAGGGCATGTTTTGACAGCGTCGAAATGGGAACCAGACGATGTCCTACTATGGCTTGAAGCCATTCGCATGTCTCACTACGCAACTCTCTTTCAAAGTACCGAAAATAACAAACATTTCAGGGAAGGGGGGAGGTGAGATAAGATAAGCTAAAACCCCTGTCTTTTACAGCCGTCTCCGGGCCGAATCTTCTCGCCTTACACAACAAGCAAAGTCTCTACGAAATGGGCGTGGCACgcaaaagtgacgtcaactACCTATGGGAAGAAATCGATAAACTACGCCAATGGAAACGAGAGGAGAAGACAGAGAAACCGCCGCCTCCCCAATCAGGTGGTCCCCCCACCCCCCCACCCCCACCCAAGTTTCTCACACTAATTTGTCTAAAGTGTATGAATGGCGAGAGGCGGATGTTATTG
Encoded here:
- the LOC136197289 gene encoding FERM and PDZ domain-containing protein 3-like; protein product: MRTGKEDVENGTVEEEEQESKAKSRSITVNAGPKGFGFVLKGSAPVFVRATSPGGAAEEAGIREGDVILKINEHDVRRDGHEAVVNLIRQSKGKPLTLTLGEDNSVPPETKASLLAARIQRHVADINIDAISDVMEREKRLSEAIVAAAIEEATLIVNKKEELNISRDDNNIKNSPAQASKWEPDDVLLWLEAIRMSHYATLFQTVSGPNLLALHNKQSLYEMGVARKSDVNYLWEEIDKLRQWKREEKTEKPPPPQSVYEWREADVIGWLERLGSPFSDVCSLHIQNHAITGRVLVRMTDEKLKRIGIEDTVLRKRLLHRINLIRFHQEELELRKLASGQLAN
- the LOC136197294 gene encoding collagen triple helix repeat-containing protein 1-like, with product MTTTASPTLLGFFATLLLLNIVESMAPKAEEDSVRGCSGVPGIPGSPGHNGLPGRDGLQGEKGSDGMKGPKGDRGEQGATGNLGPMGKKGEKGDGSDYSNNWKQCVWKRDDSKDTGLIKECIFKKRQSSTALKVAYNANLRVNCPDSTCCGRWYITFNGAECSGPMAIDGVVYITNSKDNPLRPRQIEGFCENIPSGSIRVAVHVGNCQSYGSSDRHAGWNSVSRIMIEEYPKSQT